Part of the Roseomonas sp. OT10 genome, GTGCGATCGGACGCAGCAGCGCGGCGGCGGCGGCGACGGCCAGCACGGCGAAGGCCAGCCCGCCCGGCACCCACATCAGCAGCCCGCCGAGCTGCTGGTCCTCCAGCGGCGTCAGGCCCCAGGGCAGGGTGGTGCCGGCATGCGGCGCGAAGAGCGGCCGCGGCGCCAGGGTCAGCATGGCGCCGAGCAGCCCGGATTGCGCGGCCGTGCCGATCCCGGCGGCGAAGGCCAGTTCAGGCCGCGACGACGCACCCTGCCACAGCCCGCGCCAGAGCCAGGCGGCACTGGCCAGGAGGGTCAGGTGCATGGCCCAGTAGGCCGGGGTGCTGGCGAAGGTCGCCGCATAGGGCAGCGGCAGGTGCCAGGTCCAGAGCGCCAGGGCGAAGGCGCCGGCCGACCCCAGCAGCCCCGCGGCCCCGGGCGGGCGGACGGCGTCGCGCCAGCCGGCGGCGAGCAGCGGCGCCGCGACCAGCACGATCAGCAGGTGCTGCGCCACCCGTGCCGAGAACAGCGCGACCGACAGGCTGCACAGCGGCGAGACCAGCGCCAGGGCCAGCACCGCCCAGCCGCCCAGGACGAGGCCTCGCCCGCCCGGCCGTGCCCCGCGCCACAGCACCGGCAGGGCCAGGAGCAGCGCGGCGAGCAGCACCGGGTCCAGGTTCCAACCCGCCGCGCCGGGCAGGGGCGGCGCGCCGCAATAGGGAAGGGTGGCAGGGTCCATCGCCCGATCCTCCAGGGGCCCGCCGGCACGGGCAAGCCACGCCTGGTTGATCGCCGCCGCGCAGACCGGCCATGGCGGGGGCGCCGGGCCGGACCCCTTGGCTCCACCGGCGGGAGGCGTATCTCTGCGTGGCTTCCGCGGGGACGACCCCGCCCGGTTGCCTCTCCGGCGGCCGCCCCGGTTCCGGCGGGGGAGCGAGGCGGGACGGCCCGCCGCCTTCGCCGGAGGCCATGATGGCCTGGATCATTCTCTTCGTCGCCGGATTGCTGGAGGTCGGCTGGGCCGTGGGGCTCAAGCAGACGGACGGCTTCACCCGCCCCATCCCCACCGTGCTGACCCTGGCCGCGATGGTCGCCAGCGTCGTCCTGCTGGGCCTGGCCCTGCGCAGCCTGCCGCTGGGCACCGCCTATGCCGTCTGGACGGGGATCGGCACGGTCGGCACCGTGCTGGTCGGCATGGCGCTGTTCGGCGAGCCGGCCGATGCCCTGCGCCTCGGCTGCATCGCCCTCATCGTCGGCGGGATCGCCGGGCTGAAGATGCTGTCGCCGCAGTGAGGCGGCGGCCCGGCGGGGCGGGCCCCGTCCCGCCGGGCGCGACCCTCCGTCAGCCCGCCGCCTGCGCCTTGCAGTAGCGCGCGACCTCCTCGTGGGTCATGAAGCAGACGTCGCCATGGCCGCGGATGTAGGTCACGAGCCGGTCCAGCAGCGCGATGCGGGAGCGGTGGCCGATGACGTGCGGGTGCATGGTCAGCAGGAACAGCCCGCCCTCGGCATAGGCGCCGTCGAACTCGGCACGGAAGATCTCCTCCACCGCCGAGGGGGCGGTGTAGGGGCGCAGGGCGGAGAAGCGGACGAAGTTGAAGTAGGGCGCGTCGTCGCGGATCCATTCCGGCGGCAGCTCGACGATGCCGGTGGGCTCGCCGTCCGCGACCAGCTCGTACGGATCGTCATCCGCCATCAGGCTGGAATCGTAGAGCAGCCCCAGCTCCCGGATGATGGACATCGTGTCCACCGAGAAGTCCCAGGAGGCGGTGCGGATGCCGACCGGGCGGCGGCCGGAAACCTTCTCCAGCGTGTCCGCGGCGCGGAAGGTGAGGTCGCGCTCCACCCCCGGCGGCAGGCTGGTATTGGCCTCGTGGATCCAGGAATGGATGCCGATCTCGTGGCCTTCCTCCGCCACGGCGCGGACCTCGTCCGGATAGAGCAGGGCGGAGACCGCCGGGTAGAAGAAGCTCGCCTTTACCCCGTGCCGGTCGAGCAGCGCGCGGATTCGCGGAATGCCCTGGCGGTTGCCGTACTGGCCCTGGCTGATCCGCATCGGGCTCTCGTCCGCGTCGCGCAGCGGGATGGTGTCGTGGTCCGCGTCGAAGGAGAGGGTGACGCAGCAGCGCGCCCCGTCCGGCCACAGCGCGGGGCGCATCGACCGCCCGGCCCGTGCCCGGCCGGTGATCTTCCGCCAGGTTTCCTCGGGCCATTCCCAGGGCTTCGGCGCAGGGGGCTTCGGCGCATCGGCATCGGGCATGGCGGGGAGACTCCTTCATGGTGTTGGGGGGCACCGGGGGGTGGCGATCCTGGGCCGGCTGGGCGGGGGAGGGAAGCCACCCCGGCCCATGCCATCCGGCGCCACGCCCATGCTGGCGTCCCCATCCCGGCGTCCCCATCCTGGCGCCCCCATCCTGGCGTCGCCGTCCTGGCCGGCATGCGGCCGGGCACGCTTCCCCGGGCAGGGCGCCCGGCGCATTCTCCGCCGCCTGATGAGCGAGCTTCCCACCGATCCGGCGCTGATGGGCGCCGAGGCGCTGCTGTCCCTCTATGCCCGCCGTGCCCTGTCCCCCATTGAGGCGCTGAAGGCCGTCACCGAGCGGATCGCCCGCTACAACCCCTGGGTCAACGCCTTCGCCGCGCTGAACCCGCGCGCCCTGGCCCAGGCGGGGGAGAGCGAGGCGCGCTGGATGGCCGGGCGCCCGCTCGGGCCCCTGGACGGCGTGCCGGTGACGGTGAAGGACCTGCTGAACGTCGCGGGCTTCCCCACCCGGCGCGGCAGCCGCGTCAGCGACCCGGCCCCGGCCGCCGAGGACGCGCCGGCGGTGCTGGGGCTGAAGGCGTCCGGCGCCGTGCTGCTGGGCAAGACCACCACCACGGAATACGGCTGGAAGACGCCGGGCGACTGCCCGCTGCACGGCATCACCCGCAACCCCTGGAACCCGAGGCGCACCACCGGTGGCTCCTCCTCCGGCGCCGGGGCGGCGGGGGCGGCGTGCTTCGGGCCGCTGCATGTCGGCACCGATGCCGGCGGCTCCATCCGCATCCCGGCGGCCTTCTGCGGCCTGGTGGGCGTGAAGCCGAGCTATGGCCGCGTGCCGCAATGGCCGCAGAGCGCCTTCGGCAGCGTGTCCGTGGCGGGGCCGATGACGCGCGGGGTGCGCGACGCGGCGCTGCTGCTGGGCGCGATCGGGCGGGCGGACATCCGCGACCCGTACTGCCTTCCGGACGACCCCCGCGACTGGCGCGACGGGATCGAGGACGGGGTGCGCCGGATGCGGATCGCCCTGGTGCGCCGCCTGGGTTTCGATGCGCCGCTGGATGCCGAGGGCGAGGCGGCGCTGCATCGGGCGCTGCACTGGCTGCAGGAGGCCGGGGCAGTGGTGGAGGAGGCCGATCCGGACCTGCCCGACACCCGGGCCGTCTTCGCCCGCGTCTGGGGCGCCGCGCTGGCGCGGCTGGTCGCCACCACGCCGGAGGAGCGGCGCGAGCAGCTCGATCCCGGCCTGGTGGAGGTGGCGCGGCGCGAGGGCGGCATGAGCGCCGTCGAGTTCCTCGGCGCCGAGGCGCTGCGGGCGGAGGTGGCGCACCGCATGGCACGCTTCCACCTGCGCTACGACCTGGTGCTCACCGCCTGCACGCCGACCGCGGCCTTCGCGGCGGACGATCCCACGGTGAACCCGGCCACGGCGCTGTGGCGCGACTGGGCGCCCTGGACCGCCGCCTTCAACCTGACGCGCCAGCCGGCGATCAGCGTGCCGGCCGGGCTGGATGCGGAGGGCATGCCGCGCGCCGTGCAGGTCGCGGCGGCGCAGGGGCGCGACGACCTCTGCTTCCGCGCCGCGCGGGTCATCGAGCGCGCGGCGAACTTCCCGCTGGCCGACCCCGGGCTGGCGCAGAAGGCGTTGCGCGCCGCGGCCCAGGGCTGACGCGGGCCGGCCGGGGGTGGCGGCACCCTCCGCCGGCCGCCGCGGAGCGGCGGCCCGGACCTACGCCGCAGGGTTGGGGGCGCGGCGGTCGATCAGCCCGGCCTCCCGCATCTGCGCCCAGAAGGCGGCGGGGATGGCCTGGCGGAAGGCGGCCGCGTTCTGGCGTGGCTGGTCCGGGTGGCTGGCGCCGGGAACGAAGCAGGACACCGCCGGCTGCGCGTTGAGGAAGTGCAGCGCCGCGACGCGCAGATCCACCTCGTGCTCCCGCGCCACCGCCCGCATCTGCTCGCGCTTGCGCAGCATCGCGTCCGGGATGCCGCTGCCGTAGTTGAAGCGCTCCTTCCCCGCCAGGAAGCCGCCGTTCAGCGGCGCGCCGACCATGATGGAGGCCCCCTTGGCCCGCACCGCGGGGATGATGCCGTCCAGGGCCTTCGCGTGCTCCGCCAGGGAATACTGGGTGGCGGCGAGGAAGATGTCGGGCTCGGTCACCTCCAGGGCCGCCAGGATCGGCTCCGGCTCGTTCACGCCCATGCCCCAGGCCTTGATGACCCCCTCCTCCTTCAGGCGCTGCAGCGTGGGGAAGGCGCCCTTGCGGGCCTCCTCGAAGGCCTCCTGCCAGGGGCGGCCGAGGTCGCGCTCGTTGCCGGGCGAAAGGTCGTGGACGAAGACGATGTCGAGGCGCGACAGGCCGAGGCGTTGCAGGCTGTCCTCGATCGAGCGCCGGGTCCCGTCGGCGGAATAGTCGTAGCGGTAGCGGAAGGCAGGGGCGTTCGCCCAGTTCGCGACGCGGCGCAGCGCCAGCGCCGCATCCGGTTCCAGCACCCGGCCGATCTTGGTGGACAGGGTGAACTCGTCGCGCGGCTTGCTGCTGAGCACGGTGCCGATGCGCCGCTCGCCGCGGCCCAGCCCGTACCAGGGCGAGGTGTCGAACAGCCGGATGCCCGACTCCCAGGCGGCATCGACCGTGGCGACGGCATCGGCATCCGAGACGACCTTGCCGAAGCCGTTGCTCAGCGGCTGGCCCCCCAGGCCGAGCCGCTGCGCCGGGCGCCAGCGGCCGCCCTGGCCGGGCGTATTGGCCGGGAGGGCGCCTGCGGGCCCGGTGGAGCCGGGCGTGGTCTGCGCGGCGGCCGGGCGTGCGGCGAGGGCGGCGGTGCCGAGCAGGGCGGCGGAGAGAAGGGCGCGTCGGGCGGCCATGGCATATGTCCCGGTCTTTGATGGATACAAGATGAACGCCCTGTCATCTGACGCTGTTGCGCTGCGGCGTGTTGCGGCCCGCTGCCAAGCATTGCGGGGGCACCCCGATCTGATCTTCAACGGGGACCGACCCCACCCTGCCAGGAGCCCGGCATGACCGACATGAACCCCGCCATCACCGACTGGCTCGCCACGCAGCGCGAGGCGATGCTCGAGCTGCTGCGCGCGATGGTCGACACGGACGGCGGCTCCTACGACAAGGCCGGCGTCGATGCCGTGGGGGCGCTGGTCTCGCGCTTCTGCGAATCGCATGGCATTCCCGTGGAGACCATCCCGGGCGAGCGCTTCGGCGACTGCCTGCGCGCCACGGTGGCGGGCGGCGAGGGGGGGATGTCCGGCGGCAATGCCCGGCGGAACATCCTGGTGATGGGCCATCGCGACACCGTCTTCCCGAAGGGCGAGCCGCAGCGCCGGCCCTTCCATATCGAGGGCGGCCGCGCCTATGGCCCCGGCGTCGCCGACATGAAGGCGGGGCTGGTGATGAACCTGTTCGTCCTGGCCGGCTTCGCGAAGTTCGGCGGTGCGCCGGGACCGCTGGTGGGGTTGTTCACGGGCGACGAGGAGATCGGCTCGCCGGAGGGCCGGCCGGTGATCGAGGCGGAGGCGCGGCAGGCAAGGGCGGTCTTCAACAGCGAGCCAGGCCGTCCTTCCGGCAATGTCGTCACCGGGCGAAAGGGCGGGGTCTTCATGGCCTTCACCATCGAGGGCAAGGCGGCGCATTCCGGCGGCAACTTCGAGGCGGGCATCAGCGCCATCGAGGAACTGGCGCGCAAGGTGCAGGCGATCCACGCGCTGACCGACCTGTCGCGCGGGATCACCCTCAATGTCGGGCTGGTCAGCGGCGGGCAGAGCGTCAACACCGTGGCCCCGCTGGCCGAGGGGCAGATCGACCTGCGCTACGTGCACCCCGCCGACCGTGACGAGACCATGGGGAAGATCGAGGCGATCATCGCCCGCGCCTTCGTCCCGGGAACGCGCGCCACCCTCGCCATCCGGGGCGAATTCAAGGCGCTGACGCAGGATGACGCCTCGGCGCGGCTCTTCGAGGGCTACCGGCAGGCGGCCGCGGCGACCGGCCTGTCGGTCGACGGGGAGTTCACCGGCGGCTGCGCGGATTCTGGCTTCACCGCCGCGATGGGCGCGCCGACCCTTTGTGCGGTCGGCCCGGTCGGCGGCCGCGCGCACAGCCCGGAGGAGTATCTGGAGGTGGACAGCCTGGTACCGCGCGCCCAGGCCCTGGCCCGCGCGATTGCCGGGCTGGAGGCGACGGGGCTCTGATCCCGCTCAGCGCGGCGCCACGGATGCGACCTCGGTCACGGTGCCCGATACGGGACCGGCCGACGCCGGGCCACGAGCCCGGGCAAGCCGGTCCTGCTCCAGGCGGGCCTTTTCGCGCAGCCAGTAGTCGCGGCGCAGGTTGCGCGCTTCCTGCTCGCGCTCTGTCGCCTCGTTGACGCGGGGCCGGGGAGCCTCGGCAGTATCGCGCGGGGCAAAGAAGGGAAGCCGCCCGATCGTGCTGTCGTAGAGGCTGTCCAACGCCCCGGCCTGGGCAGGGGAGGCGAGGGTCGCCAATCCGAGGATCGGCAGGGCCAGCAAGGCGCGCATGGGGTTCTGCTCCGGCTTCATGCTCCGGAACGGCCCCGCGGCCGTCGGGTTTCGGCGCCAGTTTGCGGCGCCGGTCAGCGGCGCCAGCGCTCCTGGTCCAGACGGCGGCGGTCCTCGGCAAGGCGGCGCTGCTCCTCGTCCAGGCGACGTTGGCGGTCCTGCAACTGGCGGTCGCGGTCCTCGGCGGCACGACGGGAGTCTTCCCAACGGTGGCGTTCGCTTTCCTGCCGGGCGCGCTGCTCGTCCCTCCGGGCGCGGTCATGGTCCCAGGCCTCGCGCCGGCGCTCCCGGGCTTCGCGGTCCCGCTCGCGGGCTTCACGCTGGCGCTCCTGTTCCCAACGGTCCCGCTCCTGCGCCTCGCGCCGGCGGTCGTCGTCCCAGCGCTGCTGGTCACCGCCGCCTTGCTGAAGGCCCTGGAGCACCTGCCCGACGATGCCGTTGAGATCCTGCGCGGCGGCAGGCAGCGTCAGCCCGGCGGCGGCGAGGCCCAGAAGCAGGCTCCGGCGGGCAAGGGGGGACGGGGCAGGCATGGGATCCTCCGGCATTTGCCTGTGGAACGTGCCGGCGCCGGGACCGTTTCCAGACCAGCGCCCGACCGCCGTGGCGACGGGAGATATCCGTGCCGCATCCGGCGATGGCACGGCGATGCGGTGGCCATTTCAAGGACGGCCTCGGCCCTGTCCGGGGCCCGGGCCGGGGGGGATGGCGGTGCCGCTGCGGCCGGCGGCCCGCCGCGCGCCACCCCGTCAGCGCTGGATGTTGCTTCCCATGCCGGGGGCCACGGTCTCGGCTGCGCCCGTCCCCTCCAGGGCCGGAGCGGGAGAGGGCATGGTGGAGGTGGTGCTGGCGGCGCGATCGGCCTCCAGCCCCTCCGTGCGGCTGGGCATGGCCGCGCGCTGGTCGCCGCGCGCGTCACGCGCGGCGTCGTGGAAGCGGTCCTGCTGGATGCCGCGGTCCAGCTCGCGCCGGGCGCGGTCCGCCGCCGTCTCGGCCGAGGCGATCACGGGGGCGGTGGTAAGAAGCAGGGCGAGGACGAGCGAGCGCATGGTCGAGGGGCTCCGTTCCGGTTCACCCCTCAACGCTCCGCCGCGCCGATCGTTCCGGGACCCTGCATCCCCGGCGCGGCGCCGGCTCCTACCCCGCCGCGCGCCGCCCCGGCTGCCAGGCGGGCGGCGCGACGGAGCCGGTCTGCTCTACGATGCGGCCATAGGCCTCGGTGCGGCGGTGCGCGGCGAAGTTGAAGATGGTGGTGCGCCCGAGGCGGCACATCTCCAGGTCGCACTCCGCCACGATCAGCTCGTCGTCCCAGGAGG contains:
- a CDS encoding cytochrome c oxidase assembly protein yields the protein MDPATLPYCGAPPLPGAAGWNLDPVLLAALLLALPVLWRGARPGGRGLVLGGWAVLALALVSPLCSLSVALFSARVAQHLLIVLVAAPLLAAGWRDAVRPPGAAGLLGSAGAFALALWTWHLPLPYAATFASTPAYWAMHLTLLASAAWLWRGLWQGASSRPELAFAAGIGTAAQSGLLGAMLTLAPRPLFAPHAGTTLPWGLTPLEDQQLGGLLMWVPGGLAFAVLAVAAAAALLRPIAHDPVGRAPRP
- the sugE gene encoding quaternary ammonium compound efflux SMR transporter SugE; translated protein: MMAWIILFVAGLLEVGWAVGLKQTDGFTRPIPTVLTLAAMVASVVLLGLALRSLPLGTAYAVWTGIGTVGTVLVGMALFGEPADALRLGCIALIVGGIAGLKMLSPQ
- a CDS encoding polysaccharide deacetylase family protein, translating into MPDADAPKPPAPKPWEWPEETWRKITGRARAGRSMRPALWPDGARCCVTLSFDADHDTIPLRDADESPMRISQGQYGNRQGIPRIRALLDRHGVKASFFYPAVSALLYPDEVRAVAEEGHEIGIHSWIHEANTSLPPGVERDLTFRAADTLEKVSGRRPVGIRTASWDFSVDTMSIIRELGLLYDSSLMADDDPYELVADGEPTGIVELPPEWIRDDAPYFNFVRFSALRPYTAPSAVEEIFRAEFDGAYAEGGLFLLTMHPHVIGHRSRIALLDRLVTYIRGHGDVCFMTHEEVARYCKAQAAG
- a CDS encoding amidase, which gives rise to MSELPTDPALMGAEALLSLYARRALSPIEALKAVTERIARYNPWVNAFAALNPRALAQAGESEARWMAGRPLGPLDGVPVTVKDLLNVAGFPTRRGSRVSDPAPAAEDAPAVLGLKASGAVLLGKTTTTEYGWKTPGDCPLHGITRNPWNPRRTTGGSSSGAGAAGAACFGPLHVGTDAGGSIRIPAAFCGLVGVKPSYGRVPQWPQSAFGSVSVAGPMTRGVRDAALLLGAIGRADIRDPYCLPDDPRDWRDGIEDGVRRMRIALVRRLGFDAPLDAEGEAALHRALHWLQEAGAVVEEADPDLPDTRAVFARVWGAALARLVATTPEERREQLDPGLVEVARREGGMSAVEFLGAEALRAEVAHRMARFHLRYDLVLTACTPTAAFAADDPTVNPATALWRDWAPWTAAFNLTRQPAISVPAGLDAEGMPRAVQVAAAQGRDDLCFRAARVIERAANFPLADPGLAQKALRAAAQG
- a CDS encoding aldo/keto reductase — its product is MAARRALLSAALLGTAALAARPAAAQTTPGSTGPAGALPANTPGQGGRWRPAQRLGLGGQPLSNGFGKVVSDADAVATVDAAWESGIRLFDTSPWYGLGRGERRIGTVLSSKPRDEFTLSTKIGRVLEPDAALALRRVANWANAPAFRYRYDYSADGTRRSIEDSLQRLGLSRLDIVFVHDLSPGNERDLGRPWQEAFEEARKGAFPTLQRLKEEGVIKAWGMGVNEPEPILAALEVTEPDIFLAATQYSLAEHAKALDGIIPAVRAKGASIMVGAPLNGGFLAGKERFNYGSGIPDAMLRKREQMRAVAREHEVDLRVAALHFLNAQPAVSCFVPGASHPDQPRQNAAAFRQAIPAAFWAQMREAGLIDRRAPNPAA
- a CDS encoding M20 family metallopeptidase translates to MTDMNPAITDWLATQREAMLELLRAMVDTDGGSYDKAGVDAVGALVSRFCESHGIPVETIPGERFGDCLRATVAGGEGGMSGGNARRNILVMGHRDTVFPKGEPQRRPFHIEGGRAYGPGVADMKAGLVMNLFVLAGFAKFGGAPGPLVGLFTGDEEIGSPEGRPVIEAEARQARAVFNSEPGRPSGNVVTGRKGGVFMAFTIEGKAAHSGGNFEAGISAIEELARKVQAIHALTDLSRGITLNVGLVSGGQSVNTVAPLAEGQIDLRYVHPADRDETMGKIEAIIARAFVPGTRATLAIRGEFKALTQDDASARLFEGYRQAAAATGLSVDGEFTGGCADSGFTAAMGAPTLCAVGPVGGRAHSPEEYLEVDSLVPRAQALARAIAGLEATGL